In one Juglans regia cultivar Chandler chromosome 11, Walnut 2.0, whole genome shotgun sequence genomic region, the following are encoded:
- the LOC108997714 gene encoding pre-rRNA-processing protein esf1, giving the protein MASKKGKTKNKPKDSESSAAAQFTDRKIITDARFASVHSDPRFQKVPRNTSMVAIDSRFNRVLTDKSFFVSSSAPLDKRGKPKKRNSETSLRHYYRIEEEKHKQEEEEEEEEEAGKEIIYEEEERKLGKLGPVKSGLESSSESEVSESEDDESYTTTDTDEGEDEGVEEEEEPQVQENIPEIERETRRLAVVNMDWRYVKAVDLYVVLSSFIPKDGQILSVAVYPSEFGLQRMKEEEVHGPVGLFDDENDEDNEDNEDEIDYEKLRAYETSKLRYYYAVVECDSSATADYLYKACDGVEFERSSNKLDLRFIPDSMEFKHPPRDIATEAPAGYEGLDFQTRALQHSRIQLSWDEDEPDRVKTLKRKFNADQLAELELKEFLASDESESDGDEDENDIEDQSAKRHKKRDMYRALIQSGDVSEGDGEEDGQDMEVTFNTGLEDISKRILEKKGKKSETVWEAYLRKRSEKKKARKNKSKYSSEDEGSDTDQEAPEQPDDFFVEEPSVKRGKKAVRGKIVEERLHQDVDKEAEASIAELELLVADDKGEETGQKRYNLKPKKAKGRKGKEVPDEDKIPDLDYNDPRFSALFTSPQFALDPTNPEFQRWAALSRHLVQTKQNRQEVAERERMKLSTTSKMPSDERQLNKDEQVTSEVLRSKKDKLELSSLVKSIKMKSKQVQFPSNGSTSKKDAKLQSADMEEMEQPHDLSTLVQSVKKKSKNLKRMKTR; this is encoded by the exons ATGGCCTCAAAGAAGGGCAAGACCAAGAACAAGCCGAAGGACTCGGAATCTTCAGCTGCAGCCCAATTTACTGACAGGAAGATCATCACTGATGCTCGGTTCGCGTCTGTACATTCCGACCCTCGGTTCCAGAAAGTTCCCAGGAACACTTCTATGGTCGCGATCGACTCGCGCTTCAACCGCGTGCTTACTGACAAGAGCTTCTTCGTCTCGTCCTCGGCTCCGTTGGACAAGCGAGGAAAGCCAAAGAAGCGGAATTCTGAGACTTCTTTGCGACATTATTATCGAATCGAAGAGGAGAAACACAAacaagaggaagaggaagaggaggaggaggaggcgggGAAAGAGATTATCtatgaagaggaagagaggaaatTGGGGAAACTCGGTCCTGTCAAGTCAGGACTGGAGTCGAGCAGTGAGTCGGAGGTGTCGGAATCGGAGGACGATGAGTCGTACACAACCACTGATACTGATGAAGGTGAAGACGAGGGggttgaggaggaggaggagcctCAAGTGCAG GAGAATATACCAGAAATCGAAAGAGAAACTCGAAGACTCGCTGTTGTTAATATGGACTGGAGGTATGTTAAG GCTGTTGACTTGTATGTAGTTTTGAGCTCATTTATCCCAAAAGATGGACAAATTTTATCGGTGGCTGTCTATCCGTCTGAGTTTGGTCTTCAGCGTATGAAAGAGGAAGAAGTTCATGGTCCCGTTGGCTtatttgatgatgaaaatgacgAAGATAACGAAGACAACGAAGATGAGATAGACTACGAGAAACTGCGTGCATATGAGACAAGCAAGTTAAG GTACTACTATGCTGTGGTGGAATGTGATTCGAGTGCCACAGCTGATTACCTTTATAAAGCATGTGATGGAGTTGAATTTGAAAGATCATCCAATAAACTTGATCTGAGATTTATTCCTGACTCCATGGAATTTAAACACCCACCTCGAGATATTGCTACTGAG GCACCTGCAGGATATGAAGGTTTAGATTTCCAAACTCGAGCTCTGCAGCATAGTAGAATTCAACTTTCTTGGGATGAGGATGAACCGGATCGTGTAAAGACCTTGAAACGAAAATTTAATGCTGACCAG CTAGCTGAACTGGAGTTGAAGGAGTTTTTGGCTTCCGATGAGAGTGAGAGCGATGGTGACGAGGATGAGAATGACATAGAGGATCAATCAGCTAAAAGGCATAAAAAACGAGATATGTATCGTGCTTTAATACAGTCTGGTGATGTCTCAGAGGGTGATGGTGAGGAGGATGGCCAGGATATGGAGGTCACTTTCAATACTGGCCTGGAGGACATTAGCAAGCGTATTTTAGAGAAGAAGGGTAAGAAGTCAGAGACAGTGTGGGAGGCCTATCTTAGaaaaagaagtgagaaaaagaAGGCTAGGAAAAATAAGTCCAAGTATTCATCAGAGGATGAGGGAAGTGATACTGATCAGGAGGCACCTGAACAACCAGATGACTTCTTTGTTGAAGAGCCTTCAGTTAAAAGAGGTAAAAAGGCGGTACGAGGTAAAATTGTTGAAGAAAGGCTGCATCAAGATGTGGATAAGGAAGCAGAAGCAAGCATAGCAGAGCTTGAGTTATTAGTTGCTGATGACAAGGGCGAAGAAACTGGTCAAAAGCGATATAATTTGAAACCTAAGAAGGCCAAGGGGAGGAAGGGGAAAGAAGTTCCAGATGAAGACAAAATACCAGATCTTGATTATAATGATCCGCGGTTTTCTGCTCTCTTCACTTCACCTCAATTTGCACTGGATCCAACAAATCCTGAATTCCAAAG GTGGGCAGCTTTATCTCGGCATCTAGTACAGACGAAGCAAAACAGGCAAGAAGTGGCAGAAAGGGAGCGTATGAAGTTATCTACAACATCAAAGATGCCATCTGATGAGCGTCAGTTGAACAAGGATGAGCAAGTCACGTCTGAAGTTTTGCGGTCAAAGAAAGATAAGCTTGAGTTATCATCCTTGGTTAAATCAATAAAGATGAAGTCCAAGCAAGTTCAATTTCCCTCTAACGGTTCAACGTCGAAGAAAGATGCAAAATTGCAATCTGCAGATATGGAGGAAATGGAGCAGCCGCATGATCTTTCAACCTTAGTTCAATCAgttaaaaagaaatcaaaaaatctcaaaagaatGAAAACAAGATGA